The Pongo pygmaeus isolate AG05252 chromosome 11, NHGRI_mPonPyg2-v2.0_pri, whole genome shotgun sequence genome includes a region encoding these proteins:
- the LOC129031583 gene encoding ETS-related transcription factor Elf-2-like, whose amino-acid sequence MSKFRLDASSRSPTTTASVSATAAPRTVRVTIQIPVVMTPLSQKISTVAVQSVNAGAPLITSTSPTTATSPKVVIQTIPTVMPAPTENGDKITMQPAKIVTIPATQLAQCQLQTKSNLTGSGSINIVGTPLAVRALTPVSIAHGTPVMRLSMPTQQASGQTPPRVISAVIKGPEVKSEAVAKKQEHDVKTLQLVEEKPADGNKTVTHVVAVSAPSAIALPVTMKTEGLVTCEK is encoded by the coding sequence agactggatgcTTCATCCAGGTCTCCTACTACCACTGCTTCTGTGTCAGCAACAGCAGCTCCAAGGACAGTTCGTGTGACAATACAGATACCTGTTGTAATGACACCATTGAGTCAGAAAATTTCAACTGTGGCAGTTCAGTCAGTTAATGCAGGTGCACCATTAATAACCAGCACTAGTCCAACAACAGCGACCTCTCCAAAGGTAGTCATTCAGACAATCCCTACTGTGATGCCAGCTCCTACTGAAAATGGAGACAAAATCACCATGCAGCCTGCCAAAATTGTCACCATCCCAGCTACACAGCTTGCACAGTGTCAACTGCAGACAAAGTCAAATTTGACTGGATCAGGAAGCATTAACATTGTTGGAACCCCACTGGCTGTGAGAGCACTTACTCCTGTTTCAATAGCCCATGGTACACCTGTAATGAGACTATCAATGCCTACTCAGCAGGCATCTGGCCAGACTCCTCCTCGAGTTATCAGTGCAGTCATAAAGGGGCCAGAGGTTAAATCGGAAGCAGTGGCCAAAAAGCAAGAACATGATGTGAAAACTTTGCAGCTAGTAGAAGAAAAACCGGCAGATGGAAATAAGACAGTGACCCACGTAGTGGCTGTCAGTGCGCCTTCAGCTATTGCCCTTCCTGTAACTATGAAAACAGAAGGACTAGTGACATGTGAGAAATAA